A stretch of the Duncaniella dubosii genome encodes the following:
- a CDS encoding Cas9 inhibitor AcrIIA9 family protein, which produces MELTEEEKEQARQDAIERLRQEEMAKMRKPIQAKKATTEKKTQDVQPSLFDF; this is translated from the coding sequence GTGGAACTCACCGAGGAAGAGAAGGAACAGGCACGGCAGGATGCCATTGAGCGACTTAGGCAGGAGGAAATGGCGAAGATGAGAAAGCCTATCCAAGCCAAGAAAGCCACCACCGAAAAGAAAACCCAAGATGTTCAACCCAGTCTGTTTGACTTTTAA
- the tnpB gene encoding IS66 family insertion sequence element accessory protein TnpB (TnpB, as the term is used for proteins encoded by IS66 family insertion elements, is considered an accessory protein, since TnpC, encoded by a neighboring gene, is a DDE family transposase.): MWSLEADMRLWVCRQPVSMRYGIRGLAQMVWSWKGHSPASGDVYVFFSKDRKTMKALKWDGDGFLMYTKRLSRGRFREVLKKGDDGVRRLQWDDFYMLMRGLTPVKVMVENRFRMAVK; the protein is encoded by the coding sequence ATGTGGAGTCTTGAGGCGGATATGCGGCTCTGGGTATGCCGGCAGCCGGTATCGATGCGCTACGGCATCCGGGGTCTGGCCCAGATGGTGTGGTCGTGGAAGGGGCATTCTCCGGCATCGGGCGATGTGTATGTGTTTTTCTCAAAGGACCGCAAGACCATGAAGGCGTTGAAATGGGATGGCGACGGATTTTTGATGTACACAAAAAGACTGTCGCGAGGCCGTTTCCGGGAGGTGCTCAAAAAGGGCGATGACGGCGTGCGCAGGCTCCAATGGGACGATTTCTATATGCTGATGAGGGGCCTCACGCCTGTGAAGGTGATGGTCGAAAATCGCTTCAGAATGGCCGTAAAATAA
- the tnpC gene encoding IS66 family transposase has product MKKNELIEFLQRQIEFLQGRLDEALASVSSLTLSNEKLQSTNEKLVATVDELRKQMASMEEAMKGKSAELSKEKAARQAVQRLQGSPSERQKKPVTTPATSETRQQKPEKKRTNNGAKRKTHPECEVETIIVEPDNPDFNPEAATFIGECDVVRYVMEPMRFKKIIYKVRKYVQDEKIYKGSAPATPLLNSQYTSSFIAGLAELRYLHCMPLENAVEYFRAHGFDLDKGTAQKLVSKVRVHLENLYKALGQAIVADNYICGDETYQKVRLQVATPSGRKIKKGYIWVFVGMTTGLVYFFYDDGSRSAEVFEQHIKGFNGAFQCDYYSGYRHIGIGGMSGIKRLPCLQHIKRKFLDLKDNPKAQEIAKLFGLLYHFEHQHRIGKDGWTAGKHLEWRQRYSKVMLEKIRMRLTAVKDRIGVPPDDPLLAATEHALKQWDEIPRIFASPTYRLDNNEVERINRYISLTRRRLTIGSHSGAEAAALYHSLAITCHRCGVNVFDYFCDIIDRCAAWPPNTPIEKYRDLLPDRWKLSQK; this is encoded by the coding sequence ATGAAAAAGAACGAGTTGATAGAGTTTCTGCAACGTCAGATCGAGTTCCTTCAAGGGCGGCTCGACGAGGCGTTGGCCTCTGTCAGCTCGCTTACTTTATCCAATGAAAAGCTGCAGTCGACCAACGAGAAGCTTGTGGCGACTGTAGATGAACTGCGCAAGCAAATGGCCTCAATGGAGGAGGCTATGAAAGGCAAAAGTGCGGAACTGAGCAAAGAGAAAGCCGCGCGTCAGGCAGTGCAGCGTCTGCAGGGCTCGCCGTCGGAGCGTCAGAAGAAACCGGTGACGACTCCTGCCACATCCGAAACTCGACAGCAGAAGCCAGAGAAGAAACGTACCAACAACGGCGCCAAAAGGAAGACGCATCCGGAGTGTGAGGTGGAGACCATTATAGTGGAGCCTGACAATCCGGACTTCAATCCCGAGGCGGCGACGTTTATCGGCGAGTGCGATGTCGTGCGCTACGTCATGGAGCCGATGCGCTTCAAAAAAATTATCTACAAGGTCAGAAAATACGTGCAGGACGAGAAAATATACAAAGGTTCCGCACCCGCCACACCGCTGCTTAACTCGCAGTATACATCTTCCTTCATAGCCGGACTCGCCGAGCTACGCTATCTCCACTGCATGCCACTTGAAAATGCTGTCGAATACTTCCGTGCCCACGGCTTCGACCTTGACAAAGGCACCGCACAGAAGCTCGTAAGTAAGGTAAGGGTACATCTGGAAAATCTATACAAGGCGCTGGGTCAGGCAATAGTCGCGGACAATTATATCTGCGGTGACGAGACCTATCAGAAAGTGCGGCTGCAGGTGGCAACTCCTTCGGGAAGAAAGATCAAGAAAGGCTACATATGGGTGTTCGTCGGCATGACAACCGGGCTTGTGTACTTCTTCTATGACGACGGCTCCCGCTCGGCCGAAGTCTTCGAGCAACACATAAAAGGCTTCAACGGAGCCTTCCAGTGCGACTATTACTCGGGATACCGGCATATCGGAATCGGTGGGATGAGCGGGATAAAACGCTTGCCATGCCTGCAGCACATCAAGCGAAAGTTTCTCGATCTGAAAGACAATCCAAAGGCGCAGGAAATAGCAAAGCTCTTCGGACTCCTTTACCACTTCGAGCATCAGCACCGCATAGGCAAAGACGGATGGACGGCGGGAAAGCACCTTGAGTGGAGACAACGATACTCCAAGGTGATGCTCGAGAAAATCCGCATGAGACTGACAGCAGTCAAAGACCGCATCGGCGTGCCACCCGACGACCCGCTGCTCGCCGCCACCGAACATGCACTCAAACAATGGGACGAGATACCACGCATCTTTGCCTCACCCACCTACAGACTCGACAACAACGAAGTCGAGCGAATCAACCGCTACATATCCCTGACCCGTCGCCGACTTACAATCGGCTCCCACTCCGGAGCCGAAGCCGCCGCCCTGTACCACTCTCTTGCGATCACCTGCCACCGCTGCGGAGTCAACGTCTTCGACTACTTCTGCGACATAATCGACCGATGTGCCGCATGGCCGCCAAACACCCCGATCGAAAAATACCGCGACCTGCTTCCCGACCGCTGGAAACTCTCACAAAAATAG
- a CDS encoding type II toxin-antitoxin system RelE/ParE family toxin — protein sequence MEIEFQNKKLRKLAENERKCRKELGERRATLFLQRIDDLVNANTLEDVRYLPGNYHELSANRKGQWACDLDQPYRLIFQPLENPYPPMTTEDISG from the coding sequence ATGGAAATAGAATTCCAAAACAAGAAACTCAGAAAGTTGGCTGAAAATGAGCGCAAATGTCGTAAAGAATTGGGTGAACGCAGGGCAACCTTGTTTCTTCAACGCATAGACGATCTTGTCAATGCCAATACTCTTGAGGATGTAAGGTATCTGCCGGGCAATTACCATGAACTTTCAGCAAATAGGAAAGGACAATGGGCTTGTGATCTGGACCAGCCTTACAGATTGATATTTCAGCCGTTGGAAAACCCATACCCACCGATGACAACGGAGGATATATCTGGGTGA